Below is a window of Arabidopsis thaliana chromosome 2, partial sequence DNA.
AAACTTCGCCAACAAAGATGAAATTGATCCACCAGGAACAATTCATTGATCCACCAGGAACAAACTGCATCATAATATTCAACGAATCACTCTCTCTTACAGTACCCAAGTAtctctgcaaaaacaaagataataagAAGAATGCATGTGGAACAGACattaaacatatgaaaaatagCTGAATGGATTCGCCAACTCACAACAATGTTCGGATGTGAAAGATTCTTAAGAAGTTGTACTTCTTCCTCGCGAGCCACCAGAACTTTTGTTTCAACTTTAGCTAGGCAAATGAATAGAAACTCTTAAGTAAGCAGCATTTTAGATGAAAGTGAGGCACCAATGATGGCTCGCTAAATCTTATACTCAGTTCAATTTCTCATTATTGTCCAAAAAAGGCTTAAATAAGCTTCGGGCCTTACCTCCTTTGTGTCCAAATTTGTGCCGTTCTTCATCCTCGTCAATGTAGcctttaaaaagttttaagtgTTCAAACTCACAAGCAAAAGGCCAACTCTTCTTTCTACCTGAAAATCCAACTATCAAGATGAGATCGCACATAGTTTCAATAAGAGCAGAATAATTTTGGTGTGCAGCTTAAATATGTTCCCTAAGTTCACTAGGCCAAATGGGTGACAATAAAGTTTCACAAACAACAACTCATACGAGAAGCTCATCtgtacaagaaaacagaaacatgaATGGGATAATGGCAGTCatggttttaaaaacataaaacttgcAATCATATATTGTAATAACCTCATGGATAGAACTGGAAGGGTGAGACATTTTTGACGACTTTGGGGGTCTAAAATGCTGAACAACCGATGTTTTTAATCCACTACATACTTGAAGGTAGGAGAAGAGTTGAAGATGACATTGGAGCAGAAGCACTATATGGGGTTCAGATGTAACATTTCCATGTCCAAGTGCGTTTCTGCAGAGAGCTTCAAGTCATCAAAAATCACCAACCACCACTAAATGTGAACTTTATAGTTATCTAAAATTATCACTACCATCAGATATCATCTAGAATCAATcgtaactaaaaaaaaaaaacaactttcaaAAACTAGATAATAACATATAGGAGCTAGCAACATGTATActatttcactttttttagAGTTTCTAAGCCAATCAGAAGGCTCTATTTCACACCCACTCGCACAAAGTGAGCGTTGAGCGCGTGAGAGCAATTCTGTGGGTGTACCCCTTTCCAAAACACGCCTTTTTCAATCGACGCATTTGTCTCCAAAATCCTCGTCGcgtgaatattttgtttgttacttcTTCTCTATGTAAACCGAACCGCAAATCAATTCTAATTTATTTCAATACCATTTAAACCTAACCGAAATCAATTGAAATTAGTAATGACTAACCGCTTGTCCTCATCGGAAGAGTGATCTAAAGCTAGATTTTTCGAGAGAGAATCTAAGGAAATTCCGACAACAGAAGAAGGGAGTATACCGGAGAGCTCGCCAATCACCGCCGGAGCGATGGAGTAAAATTGGTAcgattttgaaaaagagaagCGTGGTGGAAGAATTTCGGATTAGGATTTTGATAGTGTGTAAACGACGGTGGTCGATCCATGAGCTCCGACGACGGCGAACTTTACTGGCAACGTTGTTTAGCATAGTTTAATTGGATATAGTGCCCATTTAGTCAGGcccattaatatttattcggcccattgttttcctttttcaaatAGAATCGTCTGTGTGGgcttgttttcatattttcgaCAAATAAGAGGCGGGGAGAAATTTTCCcaattgaaaacaatttattcTTGTTCCTCTCTTGAAGAAAgtctttagggtttaggattttaTTCCACAAACTTAATATATGGTGTTTTGGCtggaaaactaaaaaaaatcaacggTTGGGATCTCTGCTTTCTTTTCGCCAAAAATTTACTGCAGCACCTTCTCCATAAACAACTTTGGATGTTTGCTCTTAATATAGACCAAGCCAGACTATGAAAgtttatatttaaagaaatgtCCCATTCtcgaaatttttattttgagtttattttcAGTTTAGTTTTATATCAAACCGAGATATTGATACTTGCATGCAAATTAGTACTCCAAGTTCTGAACCCTTTATGAACTGCTAGTGCTTGGCTGCTATTCTTGCTTTATTTGGTTTACCAAATgcatacattatttttttggctttgttaGGTTTAACATATACATCACTTgacatttgatttttgatttttttttggctttgttaggtttagattttttttaatatactaaggtttagaatttttttataacaccCATATTTGCTATTATAATAAACATTTTGCCGAGATCTTATTCTAACTATAGAGCGGTAGAAAATTTCACTTATTGACTTCCTAATTGGATATTTCTATTTccttaaattttaaatctcttacatatatattcacaaTTGATTTCctgcaaaattttaattatactaGTTgcaactaaattaaaaatgttgtCGAGATCTTTTATTCTAACTACAGAACCGTAGAGAATCTTCTGACTTTGTTATTACGTCCCATTTTCATTTCCATGTGTCTATGTACTCTCCATCTTCCCAAAGATAACACaataaagtaaaaagaaataaaacttaaaatccaAGCTTTTCACTTGTCACccttatttagtttttttttggaccattttcttttcttgctcTGATGAAAAGCTGTTGTCTTCTGGAAGAACCTCACAAGtctattaatatatgtatattccCAATATCCCTTTATTCGTTCTGCGGAAAGCAAAAGATTGAGAGCGACAGAGAGAGataacgagagagagagagatggagaagatgagagGACATGTATTAGCAGTGCCATTTCCAAGCCAAGGACACATCACCCCGATTCGCCAATTCTGCAAACGACTTCACTCCAAAGGTTTCAAAACCACTCACACTCTCACCACTTTTATCTTCAACACAATCCACCTCGACCCATCTAGTCCTATCTCCATAGCCACAATCTCCGATGGCTATGACCAGGGAGGGTTCTCATCAGCCGGTTCTGTCCCGGAGTACCTacaaaacttcaaaacctTCGGCTCCAAAACCGTCGCTGATATCATCCGCAAACACCAGAGTACTGATAACCCTATTACTTGTATCGTCTATGATTCTTTCATGCCTTGGGCGCTTGACCTTGCAATGGATTTTGGTCTAGCTGCGGCTCCTTTCTTCACGCAGTCTTGCGCCGTTAACTATATCAATTATCTTTCTTACATAAACAATGGTAGCTTGACACTTCCCATCAAGGATTTGCCTCTTCTTGAGCTCCAAGATTTGCCTACTTTCGTCACTCCTACTGGTTCACACCTTGCTTACTTTGAGATGGTGCTTCAACAGTTCACCAACTTCGACAAAGCTGATTTCGTACTCGTTAATTCCTTCCATGACCTCGACCTTCATGTTAGTTCATTTCCTAACTACTCTGTTTTTGCCCTAGTTACTCTGTTCTTTTTGACCTAGCTACCCTGTTTTTCCCTTAGCTACTCTGTTTTATCACCTAATGACTATTTTTCTGTTCTCTGATTTCCGTCTACAGGAAGAGGAGTTGTTGTCGAAAGTATGTCCTGTGTTGACAATTGGTCCAACTGTTCCATCAATGTACTTAGACCAACAGATCAAATCAGACAACGACTATGATCTGAACCTCTTTGACTTAAAAGAAGCTGCCTTATGCACTGACTGGCTAGACAAGAGGCCAGAAGGATCGGTAGTATATATAGCTTTTGGGAGCATGGCTAAACTGAGTAGTGAGCAGATGGAAGAGATTGCTTCGGCGATAAGCAACTTCAGCTACCTCTGGGTTGTCAGAGCTTCAGAGGAGTCAAAGCTCCCACCAGGGTTTCTTGAAACAGTGGATAAAGACAAGAGCTTGGTCTTGAAGTGGAGTCCTCAGCTTCAAGTTCTGTCAAACAAAGCCATCGGTTGTTTCATGACTCACTGTGGCTGGAACTCAACCATGGAGGGTTTGAGTTTAGGGGTTCCCATGGTGGCTATGCCTCAATGGACTGATCAACCAATGAATGCAAAGTATATACAAGATGTATGGAAGGTTGGGGTTCGTGtgaaagcagagaaagaaagtGGCATTTGCAAAAGAGAGGAGATTGAGTTTAGCATCAAGGAAGTGATGGAAGGAGAGAAGAGCAAAGAGATGAAAGAGAATGCGGGAAAATGGAGAGACTTGGCTGTGAAGTCACTCAGTGAAGGAGGTTCTACAGATATCAACATTAACGAATTTgtatcaaaaattcaaatcaaataagtTAAGCACATGATAAAGTAGCAAAGATTTTATATCTCTTGATGGatatttcaataaaaccttTCAAAATGATTCTTCATCTGTTGTTTGTTCATCCTCTAATTGCAACGAGCCGGAGTTCTTGTGTTTGTTATACAGTAACGCGTTTATAAACTATACAAACTTATGCATACAGCCCCATAAAGATGTGgaatgacaaaaagaagaaattatcttctgttttttgttctacacaaaaaatatacataGCAAGTGAGTTTGTCCATGTTCATATGACTGAGAAACACTGAATCGGATTTTGTCCACAAATCTCACGCTCTTCTTGTTTCtccctccttcttcttccccttttATTTCCTgtgaaagaaaacattaaaacacacacaatcTTTCCTCTCTGCTTTAACTATAGATTATATGAGAAGATGAAATCTTACCAAGGGAACTTGAATGTGTCTTTCCACCATCCTTGTTTAGAGCAATTTGCTACTATTTTGTCAAGTCGAATAATAATTTCAGAGAATGTCGGTCTAATACCCGCTTCTGGATGCCAACATTTCTCGATCAACCTGCAGAGTAAGCGATATAACAGGTTAAGAATCCGACACTCCAAGTTCTTGCATAGGCAATAGATAATTCTTGGTTCCAAATAGTTTTAGAGCTTACTCTTTTATATCTGGAGGGTAACTTCTTGACTTAGTTTTGAATACAGGTCTCTTTCCTTCTAAGCACATCATTCTCGCAACTTCTTCAGGAGGTCTCGGATGGAAAACTGGTACTCCCTCTGTTATCTGACCAGAAACGCACACTAACAAGATTAGAGAAAcacaagaataaaaaaacagagcaagacGAGGAAATGTACCTCGTATAAAATGACACCAAAGGAGTGTGCATCAACCCTTAGGTCGAATATTTCGTCTTTATAAACCTCTGGTGCAATGTAGTAATCTGCAATCAAGAATGCATTTTTTTCAATGATCATAGATCTTACCAAGAGATTCAGTTTTCATGCATGTGAATGAAGCATTCTCCTTACTAGAGAGATCTATATGTGCTTTGTGGTTTGCTACTTTCGCCTTGTCTTGTGAAATTTTCGACAATCTTATCATACCAAATCCTGAGATCTTTAATTGCCCTCCTCTATCCAGCAAAATATTTCTGACACCTTACgaaaaatttcgaaaaattAAACGAAAAGAAACATCTCAATGAGTATGTACCAAAAGCTTTTAACGTATCTAATCGACATATGCCTTTAATTCTCTTACTTTGGCTTTAGATCACAGTGAATGATTGGATCTGGTTTACATTCATGGAGGTAGTTCATGCCTCTGACACGAGAAAAACCACGAAAACCATCCGGTGAGGTACTCACAGTTACAGTAACCTTAGCAGCAATACATGAGAATCTAACATACCTGGCAATATCAAGAGCAAATCTAAGTGCCTTGGATGGAGAAAGACGTCCTTTCTTTTGGAGATATACACTTAAATCTCCCTGCAACAGAGACGACATTGAGATGATTAGTGAATAAAGGTAAACTCAGAAGGGAGAAGACAAGTAAAGATGCTCACTTTCGGATTATACTCGACTACAATCATCATCGGTATATTCTGAGTGACAGCTCCAACAAACTGGATAACATTTGGATGCCGGACTTTTTCTAGCAACGTCAATTCATGTCTAAATGCGTTTCTGTTCAGATTAAAAGCCAGAAAGACAAAGCAGAATCAGTTTCTTCATGCCAAACCAAATCACACAGCttagcaaacaaaatttaggGGTGGATCACTCAAATGTAACACATAATAAAGGACACAAGTAGTAGATGCATACATGCGTTCCGGGTCTGAGTAACTATCTTTATCAAGTATTTTGACTGAAACCCGCGTGCCATTCCATTTAGCTACTTGATATGCTCCCtgaaaacaatcaaacaacatCCATTGATTTGAATAAATCAAACCTGCTCCAAGAACAATGATGTTCACAAATGTGTCTATCTAAGAGAGCAAAGAACATGCCTTTGAGATGCCATCAGATTTCCTGACTTGAACCTCAAGTGGATTAAGCTCATACTCAGGAACTTCTCGTGGATTCGACACAGTCATCGGAGTCTTCCTAGTTTTCTATAAGTGTGAAGATAAAAGCctttcacaaaacaaacacatgaaCAAAACACCAATCGAATccaaaatcaatgaaaatttCTTACCGGAACTTTAGCTCCTCGAGCCTTCAAGAGATTGTAAACATCTAAATTCCCATAGTACTTTGCATCAGCAGCCGCCTAATTCACCAGACAACATAAAAATGTCAACTTTATCCCTAAATGTCAACTTCTCGAATCTAGAGggttaagagaagaagacagacCGTACTTCCCCATCGATCACGAGCATCAATGTTAGCTCTCCGGCTAAGAAGAGCCTTAACGACACCAAGATGTCCCTCACAAGCGGCGATGTGAAGCGCCGTCCGGCCATCAAGATCGATGCTATTAACATCAATTCCTTCGTCAAGAAGCTCCTCGATTCCTCTGACATCACCTTTGCTAGCCATAAAGAGAAGCTGCATCGTCGAATCGAGATTCTCCGGTACCGACATATGTGGCTCGTCATCACTCTTGGAAGAATCAGGACTCCTCCTGATCGGATCGAGAGAAGACTGACGACCGAAACTAAACCTCATGTTGGTCCTACGAGGGTCAAGAGATGACTGACGCGTGAACTGTCGGCTCAATGTTCGACGAATCGAACCAGTTGAGAATTGTCTTGAGATACCTCGTTTGAGCTGCGCGGTTATGTTCTCCATTGatgcaaaaaaaagttttgaaaaagtttcttcctttacGCAAATTCTCAAAAAACCTCACAACAAGAGATCAATGGATTAAGAATAAAACCCACATTGCCGTCTTTGGAGGGTTGGTCAATGGAGGTTgagtcagaagaagaagacgacaagTCACACAGCAAACAAACGATCGTATATAGTCCGTTTaaattttctatctttttgtaattaattgaGACTATTATCCATAAACgaaattaaccaaaaagtTCGTTAcacaaaatatctattttgGAGGTAAAGCCTTGATTGGATTATAATCCCATgtagattatatatagatgaaactaattaaaagataaaactttaaTATAATGGAATACAACCTGGAGAAAGTgggtttttgactttttttttagtgaagTGGAGAGGATGAtggtaaattttaaatattaaaaactaaaaaatatggTGCTACTCCACtaattttttatgtaataataGTATCAAATCTCATATGCTCCATAGGTTAATTATAGTATAGTATAAGAATAGTTAATGCCTTAATGGGTCGGCTATTAATCAACCATTAATGTATACTAATCATTTTCCAGttagtttatgttttactTTAATTCACACCCATATATTTCCATCACCTTCTATTTCATCCAATTATGTTACTTTTTCACAAGTTGTTTGGTCCATATCTCTCAAAATATCTATAGACACAATTACTACAGAAATCATCTATATGTAGTATGCGaaccaaaatttaatcatTACTTCATAGTTTGGATTACAAAGATTCTCaaagaaattatcaaaaacaaaacaagaaaaaagaaaaaaaaaagattctcaACGATCAAACAACAAGTAGCAAATAGGACAACGTCGTTCGCAGATATATCTACATGAACTCATCTTTTAGTCATGGAGCAATCGGGACGACGTCGTTCAGCGATCCATTTATAGTTAAGTTATAATGATCTCCCTCTTTAGACAAGGAGTGAATGGGACAACGTCGTTCGCTGATCCATTTGCATTATCGCAAGACGCCTGAGCCGGTCGATGAACAGAGACAAGATTCACATCGTCCATTACAATACCGGTACATGGTTTCTCCTTACTACAATCTAACAAAACCGCCACTTCCGTATTCGAAGTCCCGTGTATATCTTCATATCTCACATTTGATACTTTAACTCCTGATTCCTATAATAATAGAAATTAATATACAGATTAAATGAGTCAATATATCGAGTTATGGGTGTAAAGATAtggttaattaataaatattcttACCTGTTTAGGGCAAGGTTTATGAAGACAGTAGTGTTGGTCTATAATGATTGGGTTCTTGACCATCTTCATGTTAATATGTTGGAAAACAATGTTTCTAGCGAAACTGTTGCTATCTTTCCCCCATGTTTTGATCCTAACTCCGTTATTCGTTCCCATGAAATCCACGTTACTCACGGTCACATTATCTACTCcttgttcttcctctgctCGTCCAAGACTTCCAATACTGTTGGAGAGttcacacaaacaaaaaaaacaagagaacatTTTAGAAAGTGAAATATCAAGAAAGATGGGGAGCAAGAAATGTATGTGTGTGTTACCTGATGCCGTGGCCTGGACCGCATCGAATGGTTTGTATGAATACATTAGTGGATCCTGGACCGATGGAGATGCAATCATCACCGGTTCCGATTCTTGAGTTAGTGATATGGACGGAGTGAGATGATTCGACGTGAATCCCATCGGTATTAGGGCTATTCTCATCAGCAGAAACCTTAACGCCGTCAATGTTCACGTTATTGCTATTATCGATGACTATATGGAATTTCTGGCTGTTGATCGACGTTAAACCACTGATTTTGATGTTATTTGACCCACTAAACACCAAACTCTACAAataagattaacaaaaaaaaaaattaaaaacctcATGAGagttaaatttgttgtttcttgtggGTCAAGCATACCTTGGCACCGGTAGGACAATTATGGCCACCGTTGTTCTTGCATTTCCACAAACTAGTGCCTTGAGCGTCAAGTATTCCACCGTAGATTGAAACATCAGTAACATCCTCGAACCAGATCCAATGTTTTGAGCTTGCGATAATTCTAAAATCTTCCGGAGCAACGATTGAGCCTGCTATACGAATAGATATTGGCGCTTGCTTACACTCGTTGCCATGAAAAACAAGGTTCCCGACCAAGAACCGTCCTTTTGGTACGATTATAGTTGTAGGATTAGCGGATGCACAAGCAACGTCCCATGCGGCTAAGAAGGCTTTGGTTGAGTCTTTTGAGCCGTCTGGTTTAGCTCCGTAGGATAAGACGTTGAGTGTGCTTGGAATCGGATGGGCTAATGATGAGATTAAGGTAAAATCAAGAATGATGAGAGCCAAAGGAAGAATAAGGCATGAAGTGTTATAAAccattttttggatttttttcagAGAAGGTTAGTGTTTTAAGGATGAAGGATATTGTAGAAGAAGGTACATGAGATGGGAATTTATAGGATTTACGATAGTAACGTAATGATTAGTTTATATGGaactttcttgattttattaatatcTACCATTGTGTCAACTTGTGTACCTAGATAACCGGGTAATTTGTTATGTAATAAaatttggttggtttaatgAAATAATAGTAATTATTCGCAAGATAAGTTTCCTTAGATGACTGCATTAGTGTACGGTAATGTACGAAATTAGATTAGTCGTTTTCGACAGAGATAGTTATATGGATTGATTTAAttggaaaattttgattatggaTCGATTTGGTGGCTCTCGTTTTtggattaattaattatggaatgaagaaaacaagaagaagaagatttattaCCTCTTAGGATTGTGGTGTccttttatgtattttttttggtatcactATGATTTAATATTCACTAACTTAACTACTTTAgtgatttatataaaaaatcatagcGCATGCATGTTCAAGTTCTTTAACTTTGCCGATCGCTAGAACAGTATCCGTACTTTCGATTTTCTAACATTCACCTATACTCGTTTGGTAAGTTAACAAAGAATCATTAGTCATTCAAATTGCATATCAAGATAATAATAACTTATTGGTTTTTTTAAGTAAGTGTAATAAGAAATTATTCGAATGATTCGTCAACTTTTTCGGATAGATTCCAAAATAATGGTTGATAACGAGAATTGATTTACTTATAGCAAAAACAATCTAGAAATGTGAATACACATTCAAAACAACACATATAAGGACtaagtatattatattttaaaaaacaaaattgtgaaATACAGAAAACATGCGCATCAAACAAAGGATGTCCCTATCAATTTTCTTGTGGTGCTACGAGATTCGTATATCACTTGCGTTAAACTCACACTTCATTACGTAAGAttcagtttcttgatttctttataCAAGTAATATCCTGGTTTTTGTTTAGTCAGCAAAATCAATTTTGTGGACTactttaaatgaaaaaaaaaaaagagatatatacatcaaatttGTTCGACGTAAACTTTCATATGTattgataaaagtttttaattgttgttgatgcagTTATCAAACAAGTACAACGAATGGGATCTCtggagaagtaagaagaatcttcaagTTGTTCGAGCCGGAAGCTAAACGAGGTGGACGAGTTGAGGAGGACGATCTCGGAACGGGGAGGAGTGGGAGTGGCGATCTTGAGGTCGGGGTGATCCTTCCTCGAGTATTCAGCTCGTCGAACGAGGGCGTCAACGATTTTGAGGTCGGGGCGATCTTTCCTCCGGGGTTCAGCTCGTCGAACGAGGGCGTCAACAATCTTTTCTTCGCTTGTAGTCGTACTGTCGTTCTATTAGAGCCCCTCTTCCGTCCCATCAACGTTTCTTTACGTTCTTTATTTATAGCCGCTTGTTTAGGGCGTACCACGAGGGTAATCCGGCCAATTCCCTCTGTTTAATGTGATGATCTGTCCTTTCTCTAGAACATTCATTTTCAACAGATTGGGCTTTGTTTGTAACGGGCTTTGACTTATAAATCGAAATCGGGCTGTTAACTCCTTTTGGGCCAGAATTGAGACTTGTCCAATTCTTCCCTCAACaattgtaaatgttttattttgataaaaaggtCGAATTACCGTgacttaaaagttaaaacagtTAACCAGTGTCTTTGCATATAAGAGGAAAATACGGAGCCACCAAAATAGTGCAAATGTCAACCGAAACTACCCACTTTTGTTATACAGACAGAAGAAAAATGGCGCGAAATTGAGGAGGCCTGTCTTTTTAATgtcctttttttgttctccacaaaaaaatcaaagtagtgaaaaacatataacagaaaataaaactttaatctATAATTAAAAATCCCATACAGTTGCATAACAATATCACAAGTTTACGCAACACATCAAATACACATCAATGGTCGCTCGGGTTCAATACTACAAAGTCTACAAAGCAAGGCCAGGCTTGAGGCCCAATGGTCCATCAACCGCCACAGGCTCATGCATCTCCCTCCATGATTTACgaaattataaatttacatttcactactttaaaatttaagtaATACTTGTAAGAAAAGTCATGTTTCTTTTCTGTCATAGACAATTTGGCTGAAAAAATCCAGCTTCTATCCCTCCGGCGTGAGTACAAGCCGATGCAGCCGGTTTATTCTGGTACGTTAATTTCACATCCTCAAGTCTAATTCCGGTACATGGTTTCTTAGAACTACAATCAAGTTTCACTCCAACTTCAGTTGCCGATGTTCCATGTATATCAACAAACAACACATCGCTAATTTTGATCCCCGAAACCTAAAATAATCGtgaaagaaattaattaatctcCAATGTAGAATATTTCATGTGCATATATACTTAAGATAATTTACCTGGCGAGGACAATCGTGATCAGGACAGTAGTTTTGGTCAATGATGATAGGGTTCTCGACATTGTTCATTACACAATGTTGGAAACGGATGTTTTTAGCGAACCCACTACTGGGCCTGGCCCATGATTTGATCCTTACTCCGTTATCAGTTCCCGTAAACGTCACCGTTTTCACTGTCACGTTTTGTACACCTGACTCCACGCTATCTTTTCCCAAACTACCAATGCTGCAAAGTGCAAAAGACCCCATCCAAAATATTAGATAAAATTTAGACTGACATATGAATGCATATTGTATATAAAGTGATTATTATCCAAAACAAgattaatttgtaaaaatattacCTGATGCCATGACCAGGGCCGCATGCGACATTTTCGATCCATAGTCCGTTAGTGCCGGGACCAATGGAGACACAATCGTCTCCGGTGGAGATTTTAGTATTGAATATAGAGACGGAGGAGGAAGACTGAACGTGGATACCGTCGGTGTTGGGGCTGTTTCCGGCAGCTAATACTTTGACTCCCTGAAGCTTTACGTTGTTACAACCGTTGATGACGACGTGGAACATTTGGCTGTTTAGTGACGTTAGCCCAGAGACCACGACGTTGCTTGAGCTCTGAAATCCTATTGTCTGTTGGTCACATGATAAGTTAGTAACCCAtctcatttattaattaaacGTAAAATCCATGGTTGGTCCATGTGAATTTGGAATGTGgtattatttttatgaaacGGATCAAAACTTCATAATCCAAAAAAGGGTGCCATTATAAAATTCTTTGTCTTGGACATTAATAAAGTAAATTAGCATTCACATTCATATTtggaatttaatttattttttcctattAATAAATGGTGAtgtctagaaaaaaaaaacttataatggCTGATGAAATTAAGGGTAAAATAGTAAACTTGCACGTACCGTTGCGCCACTGGGGCAATTCTTGCCGGACTTTTTACAATCCCATAAAGAAGCTCCTCGAGCGTCAAGAACTCCGCCGTATACGGTGATGCCGTCGAGATGCTGGAAGAAAATCCAATAGTCTTCATTTCCTATAACTCGATAATCAGCTGGAGCCACCAATGTACCGTCGATACGGAACGTAACGGGCTTGGGCTTGCATTTGGAACCATCGAAAGTAACGCTTCTTAACAAGAACCGGCCTTTGGGAACCACAATGGTAACAGGACGAGACGATGCACAAGCGGTTTGCCAAACCGCCATAAAAGCTTTGGTTGCGTCTGTCTTTCCGTCCGGCTTAGCTCCAAAAGACAATACATTGTAGGATTGagcagaacaagaagagatgaagaagaaaacgaagagg
It encodes the following:
- a CDS encoding Pectin lyase-like superfamily protein (Pectin lyase-like superfamily protein; FUNCTIONS IN: polygalacturonase activity; INVOLVED IN: carbohydrate metabolic process; LOCATED IN: endomembrane system; EXPRESSED IN: sepal, male gametophyte, stamen; EXPRESSED DURING: 4 anthesis; CONTAINS InterPro DOMAIN/s: Pectin lyase fold/virulence factor (InterPro:IPR011050), Pectin lyase fold (InterPro:IPR012334), Glycoside hydrolase, family 28 (InterPro:IPR000743), Parallel beta-helix repeat (InterPro:IPR006626); BEST Arabidopsis thaliana protein match is: Pectin lyase-like superfamily protein (TAIR:AT3G59850.1); Has 4109 Blast hits to 4094 proteins in 490 species: Archae - 4; Bacteria - 1205; Metazoa - 14; Fungi - 1270; Plants - 1494; Viruses - 0; Other Eukaryotes - 122 (source: NCBI BLink).), producing MASLLVLFVFFFISSCSAQSYNVLSFGAKPDGKTDATKAFMAVWQTACASSRPVTIVVPKGRFLLRSVTFDGSKCKPKPVTFRIDGTLVAPADYRVIGNEDYWIFFQHLDGITVYGGVLDARGASLWDCKKSGKNCPSGATTIGFQSSSNVVVSGLTSLNSQMFHVVINGCNNVKLQGVKVLAAGNSPNTDGIHVQSSSSVSIFNTKISTGDDCVSIGPGTNGLWIENVACGPGHGISIGSLGKDSVESGVQNVTVKTVTFTGTDNGVRIKSWARPSSGFAKNIRFQHCVMNNVENPIIIDQNYCPDHDCPRQVSGIKISDVLFVDIHGTSATEVGVKLDCSSKKPCTGIRLEDVKLTYQNKPAASACTHAGGIEAGFFQPNCL